The nucleotide sequence CGTGCGGCCACAGCCGCGCCGCCCCGACCGAGAGCAGCCCGTTGCCGCAGCCCAGGTCCACGAGGCGCCCCGGCGGGCGCGGGTCGTCGGCGAGCGAGGTGAGCAGCAGACGGGAGCCCGGGTCGGCGGCGGCTCCGCCGAAGGTGCCGGCGTGGGCCACCAGGTGCAGGCGCCCCACGCCGGGGACGTCGCGGTCGGCCTCCTCCGGCGGCCGGGGGGTCACGCCGGGACGCGGGCCCCGGGCCGTGAGCACGCGCGCCTTGCGGCGTCCCCGTCCGGCGACGACGTCCTCGAACGCCGCGCCGAGCACCGCGTTCATGCGCGGACTCATGTGCTTGTCGCGGCCGCCGGCCAGCAGGACCACGCCGGGGTCGGCCACGGCTGCGACGATCCGGGACAGCCGGTCGAGCTCGTCGAGCGAGCGGGGCAGCGGCAGCAGGACCGTCCGGGCTCCCCGGACCGCCTCCTCGGGCGTGGCCGACCGCTCGAGCTCGCCGGTCTCCCCGCCGAGGCGACCGGCGGCGCGCCACGCGGCGAGGTTCGCGTCCAGCGAGCGCTCGGCGGAGGCGTCGTCCTGGTGGACCCGCACGTCGTGGCCGGCCATGAGCAGGGGCAGGGTCAGGGCGCCGTGCCGGTCCTCCAGGACGGCCACCGGGCCGGGGACGTGCCCGCTCGCGATCCACCCGGCCAGGGTGTCGAGCAGGAGCAGGTCCGCCGCGTCGTGGGCCTGGCGGCCGGGCTCGGGCGGCAGCGGCCACCGATCCAGCGCCGCGAAGTCCACGCCCGCGGTGAGGTCGTCCGGCAGCCCGCCGCGGGCGACATCGGGGGTGACCCCCCGGGGCAACGGCTCACTCATGGTCCACCCAGTCCTCTCCGATCCGCTCCGCATGGCCCGCGCCGGCCGTGACGTCCGCGAGCCGCGCCGCGAACGCCGCGCGGGCCTCCTCGGTGTCCGGCACGCCGACCGTCAGGCGTACCGCCGCGGCGCCGTAGCTCGCTTCCAGCACCGACACGCCCGCCGCGCGCAGCTCGTTCTCCCACCGGCCGGCGTCGGTGTGGGGCGCCTCCACCGCGAGCAGGGCCAGCCGGGAGCGGGTGCGCAGCGGGGCGGCGTCGAGTGCCCCGGACACCGAGTCCGAGTAGGCGCGCACCAGGCCCCCGGCGCCCAGCTTGATCCCCCCGAACCAGCGCACGACGACGGCGCACACGTCCGTCAGGTCGGTCCGGCCCGGCGCGGTCTCGCGCTGGACGAGGGACTCGAGCATGGGGACGCCGGCGGTGCCGGCAGGCTCGCCGTCGTC is from Micrococcus luteus NCTC 2665 and encodes:
- a CDS encoding class I SAM-dependent methyltransferase; the encoded protein is MSEPLPRGVTPDVARGGLPDDLTAGVDFAALDRWPLPPEPGRQAHDAADLLLLDTLAGWIASGHVPGPVAVLEDRHGALTLPLLMAGHDVRVHQDDASAERSLDANLAAWRAAGRLGGETGELERSATPEEAVRGARTVLLPLPRSLDELDRLSRIVAAVADPGVVLLAGGRDKHMSPRMNAVLGAAFEDVVAGRGRRKARVLTARGPRPGVTPRPPEEADRDVPGVGRLHLVAHAGTFGGAAADPGSRLLLTSLADDPRPPGRLVDLGCGNGLLSVGAARLWPHVTVLATDQSAVAVASTLATARANRVADRVRAVRDDALATWPDGTEECVLLNPPFHDGNAVDPSVAHRLVAAAARVLEPGGRLWCVWNSHLRYRPMLEELVGPTRQTARDRTFTVTVSERR
- a CDS encoding IMPACT family protein produces the protein MPDPAPAPTVRCTVLPAAARDPDGWLEREVEIRRSRFLTYLGRVEDEAQAREMIAVLRRRHHDARHVCSAFVLGPARDRMRSSDDGEPAGTAGVPMLESLVQRETAPGRTDLTDVCAVVVRWFGGIKLGAGGLVRAYSDSVSGALDAAPLRTRSRLALLAVEAPHTDAGRWENELRAAGVSVLEASYGAAAVRLTVGVPDTEEARAAFAARLADVTAGAGHAERIGEDWVDHE